A region from the Bacteroidales bacterium genome encodes:
- a CDS encoding succinate dehydrogenase/fumarate reductase iron-sulfur subunit: MDLTLKIWRQENAQAKGGFVDYEVKGVSPDSSFLEMLDVLNESLVDKIESPVCFDHDCREGICGMCSLYINGHPHGPDNAITTCQLHMRKFKDGDTITIEPWRSKPFPVIKDLVVDRSAFDDIIQAGGYTSAHTGGVPDANATLISKYASDLAMDAAACIGCGACVAACKNASAMLFVSAKVSQFALLPQGQVEKERRVQKMVAKMDELGFGNCTNTYACEMECPKEISVSNIARMNREFLGAKILKTEKVK; the protein is encoded by the coding sequence ATGGATTTAACATTAAAAATATGGCGTCAAGAAAATGCCCAAGCCAAAGGGGGATTTGTAGATTATGAGGTTAAAGGAGTTTCTCCTGATTCTTCTTTTCTCGAAATGCTAGACGTATTAAATGAATCTTTGGTAGATAAAATTGAATCACCTGTTTGTTTCGATCACGATTGTCGTGAAGGTATATGTGGTATGTGTAGTTTGTATATTAATGGTCATCCTCATGGTCCTGATAATGCTATTACAACTTGCCAATTGCATATGCGTAAATTTAAAGACGGAGACACCATTACTATTGAACCTTGGCGTTCTAAACCATTTCCTGTAATTAAGGATTTGGTTGTCGATCGTTCAGCTTTTGATGATATTATTCAAGCCGGAGGGTATACTTCTGCACATACCGGAGGTGTTCCCGATGCAAACGCAACTTTAATTTCAAAATACGCTTCTGATCTCGCAATGGATGCTGCTGCTTGTATTGGATGTGGTGCCTGTGTTGCTGCTTGTAAAAATGCTTCGGCTATGCTATTTGTCTCAGCAAAGGTTTCTCAATTTGCTTTATTACCACAGGGTCAAGTTGAAAAAGAACGGCGTGTTCAGAAAATGGTAGCTAAAATGGATGAGTTAGGATTTGGTAATTGTACCAATACTTACGCTTGCGAAATGGAGTGTCCTAAAGAAATCTCTGTTTCTAATATTGCTCGTATGAATCGTGAATTCTTAGGTGCGAAAATTTTAAAGACAGAAAAAGTTAAATAA